The proteins below are encoded in one region of Paenibacillus albus:
- a CDS encoding nucleotidyltransferase family protein, which yields MNEAAPFIRALERFAEATEGTKAKWLIGGSTGLLLRGMELEKLPRDLDLYADEADAAVLHQALLPYAIDEQHQSVSPIYRSVLSHYVIEGIQVELVGGFVVTAGEDCYKVEVRDTLASRQALIEAGDYKLGIVPLGHELWFNVLRRREDRVALIASQIRQEPDQHAEAVQYIASRNQLSARAVANVQRLIQ from the coding sequence ATGAACGAAGCTGCACCATTCATCCGTGCACTTGAGAGGTTCGCCGAAGCGACAGAGGGAACAAAGGCCAAGTGGCTGATCGGCGGCAGTACAGGGCTGCTGCTGCGGGGAATGGAGCTTGAGAAACTTCCCAGAGACCTGGATTTATACGCAGATGAAGCAGACGCGGCAGTTCTCCATCAGGCGCTGCTGCCTTACGCAATCGATGAACAGCATCAATCTGTGAGCCCGATCTATCGTTCGGTGCTCAGCCATTACGTGATTGAAGGAATACAGGTCGAGCTTGTCGGCGGATTCGTCGTGACCGCAGGTGAAGACTGCTATAAGGTTGAAGTTCGAGATACGCTAGCGTCGCGCCAAGCACTCATTGAGGCAGGTGACTATAAGCTCGGCATCGTTCCGCTGGGACATGAGCTGTGGTTCAACGTGCTGAGAAGGCGCGAAGACCGCGTAGCGCTTATTGCATCTCAGATTCGGCAGGAGCCGGATCAGCACGCGGAGGCGGTGCAATATATAGCCTCCAGAAATCAGCTATCGGCAAGAGCGGTAGCGAATGTACAGCGTCTCATCCAGTGA
- a CDS encoding 2Fe-2S iron-sulfur cluster-binding protein: MNVTITFLPSGRSATVRAGTTVLEAARRAGVPIRTRCDGKAACLMCKVTAPNSSSGLSPLNDNERHKLAGLDRSGTRLACQARVFGRTVVEVPEDPLRAAVRKQMMRQAEEDELW; encoded by the coding sequence TTGAACGTGACGATTACGTTTCTCCCTTCCGGACGCAGTGCAACTGTACGTGCAGGGACGACAGTACTGGAAGCCGCAAGACGGGCAGGCGTGCCGATTCGCACGAGATGCGATGGCAAGGCCGCATGCCTCATGTGCAAAGTGACAGCTCCGAACAGCTCTTCGGGACTGTCTCCGCTAAATGACAATGAGCGTCATAAGCTCGCAGGGCTTGACCGTTCGGGAACAAGGCTCGCTTGTCAGGCCAGAGTGTTCGGCCGTACCGTTGTAGAAGTGCCGGAAGATCCGCTGCGCGCAGCAGTCCGGAAACAGATGATGCGTCAAGCAGAAGAAGATGAGTTGTGGTAA
- the spoIVA gene encoding stage IV sporulation protein A: protein MEKVDIFKDIAERTGGDIYLGVVGAVRTGKSTFIKRFMETVVLPNITNDADRVRAIDELPQSAAGKTIMTTEPKFVPNQAVQLRVAEGLDVNIRLVDCVGYAVVGAKGYEDENGPRMITTPWFEEPIPFQEAAEIGTRKVIQEHSTLGVVVTTDGTIAEIPRSSYIEAEERVIGELKEVGKPFVLIVNSTRPKSDEALQLRSELQAKYDIPVITLSVATMGEEEVMSVLREVLYEFPVHEVNVNLPSWVMVLNDNHWLRSNYENSVRDTVKDIRRLRDVDRVVSQFMEYEFIARAGLSGMNMGQGVAEIDLYAPDELYDQILMEVVGVEIRGKDHLLQLMQEFSHAKREYDRFAEALEMVKTTGYGIAAPSLAEMALDEPELIRQGSRFGVRLKATAPSIHMIRVDVESEFAPIIGTEKQSEELVRYLMQDFENDPIKIWESDIFGRSLHSIVREGIQGKIAMMPDNARYKLQETLGRIINEGSGGLIAIIL from the coding sequence GTGGAGAAAGTGGACATTTTCAAGGACATTGCCGAACGAACCGGCGGGGATATTTACCTCGGCGTCGTCGGTGCGGTCCGCACAGGCAAATCAACCTTCATCAAGCGGTTCATGGAGACGGTTGTGCTGCCAAACATCACGAACGATGCCGATCGGGTTAGAGCGATTGATGAATTACCGCAAAGTGCCGCAGGCAAAACCATAATGACGACAGAACCGAAATTTGTACCGAACCAAGCGGTGCAGCTTCGAGTGGCAGAGGGGCTTGACGTCAATATCAGGCTCGTTGATTGTGTCGGATATGCCGTTGTTGGCGCCAAAGGCTACGAGGATGAGAATGGCCCTCGGATGATTACGACGCCGTGGTTCGAAGAGCCGATTCCATTCCAGGAAGCGGCAGAGATCGGCACACGCAAAGTCATCCAGGAGCATTCGACGCTTGGCGTCGTCGTCACGACTGACGGAACGATCGCTGAAATTCCGCGCAGCTCGTACATCGAAGCTGAGGAACGGGTAATCGGCGAGCTGAAGGAAGTCGGCAAACCATTCGTTCTCATCGTGAACTCCACACGGCCGAAGAGTGATGAGGCGTTGCAGCTGCGCAGCGAGCTGCAAGCGAAATATGATATACCGGTCATTACGCTCAGCGTAGCAACGATGGGCGAGGAAGAAGTCATGTCCGTTCTGCGCGAGGTGCTCTACGAGTTCCCTGTGCATGAAGTGAACGTGAATCTTCCGAGCTGGGTTATGGTGCTGAACGATAACCACTGGCTGCGCAGCAACTATGAGAATTCCGTACGCGATACCGTGAAGGACATTCGTCGTCTACGTGATGTCGACCGCGTCGTGTCGCAGTTTATGGAATACGAGTTCATCGCTCGTGCCGGTCTAAGCGGCATGAACATGGGGCAAGGGGTCGCAGAGATCGATCTCTACGCGCCGGATGAATTGTATGACCAAATCCTGATGGAAGTCGTCGGCGTCGAGATTCGCGGCAAAGACCATCTGCTCCAGCTGATGCAGGAGTTCTCGCATGCGAAGCGGGAGTATGACCGATTCGCGGAAGCGCTCGAGATGGTCAAGACGACAGGCTACGGGATTGCAGCGCCTAGTCTTGCGGAGATGGCGCTTGATGAACCGGAGCTCATCCGTCAAGGCTCGCGCTTTGGTGTCCGTCTGAAAGCGACTGCGCCGTCTATCCATATGATTCGCGTCGATGTCGAGTCCGAGTTTGCGCCGATTATCGGAACAGAGAAGCAAAGTGAGGAACTCGTCCGGTACTTAATGCAGGATTTCGAGAACGATCCGATCAAGATTTGGGAATCCGACATCTTCGGTCGGTCGCTCCACTCGATCGTAAGGGAAGGCATCCAAGGCAAAATCGCGATGATGCCGGACAATGCGCGCTACAAGCTGCAGGAAACACTGGGCCGAATTATTAACGAAGGTTCAGGCGGTTTGATTGCCATTATCTTGTAA
- a CDS encoding HU family DNA-binding protein yields the protein MNKTELIAKVAELTDLSKKDASKAVDAVFDAISESLQGGDKVQLVGFGNFEVKSREARKGRNPQTGEEIDIPASKIPSFKAGKSLKDQVSQ from the coding sequence ATGAACAAAACGGAACTGATTGCGAAAGTAGCCGAATTGACTGACCTTTCCAAGAAAGATGCTTCCAAAGCGGTCGATGCCGTTTTTGATGCCATCTCCGAATCGCTACAAGGCGGGGATAAAGTACAATTGGTGGGCTTCGGCAACTTCGAAGTGAAGAGCCGCGAAGCGCGCAAAGGTCGTAACCCGCAAACGGGTGAAGAGATCGACATCCCAGCAAGCAAAATTCCATCTTTCAAAGCTGGCAAGTCTCTGAAGGATCAAGTTTCCCAATAA
- the mtrB gene encoding trp RNA-binding attenuation protein MtrB, whose translation MEDMNGDEYIVIKAKAQGVQVIGLTRGQDTKFHHTEKLDKGEVLICQFTNHTSAIKIRGKATVLTKYGTVDTDDER comes from the coding sequence ATGGAGGACATGAACGGCGACGAGTATATCGTCATCAAAGCGAAGGCCCAAGGTGTTCAGGTGATTGGCTTGACTCGCGGGCAAGATACGAAATTTCATCATACGGAGAAGCTCGACAAAGGCGAAGTGCTCATTTGTCAGTTCACGAATCATACGTCCGCGATCAAGATTCGCGGCAAAGCAACCGTGCTAACCAAATATGGCACCGTCGATACGGACGATGAACGTTAA